The Primulina eburnea isolate SZY01 chromosome 13, ASM2296580v1, whole genome shotgun sequence genome includes a region encoding these proteins:
- the LOC140810152 gene encoding uncharacterized protein isoform X1, with product MKSLCTATILIPNTSKLPICHYFPNLSLKSSPLLRYSADPSHTHTGKSRIPERIKASSMAATPSTASSDRSQTPKPFSVLFVCLGNICRSPAAEGVFRHLVKQKNLDSIFYIDSAGTINYHEGNPADSRMRAASKRRGIEITSISRPIRPSDFREFDLIIAMDRQNREDILEAFERWRHREAFPVDADKKVELMCSYCKRHDETEVPDPYYGGQQGFEKVLDLLEDACESLLDKIVAKGRQV from the exons ATGAAATCCTTATGCACAGCTACTATTTTAATACCAAATACCTCGAAGTTACCAATTTGTCACTACTTTCCTAATCTCTCCCTCAAATCTTCGCCATTGCTCCGATATTCAGCCGACccttcacacacacacacaggaAAATCAAGAATACCCGAAAGAATCAAAGCTTCATCAATGGCTGCCACACCATCTACGGCCTCGAGTGATCGTTCACAAACCCCTAAGCCATTCTCAGTTCTATTTGTTTGCCTCGGTAACATTTGTAGAAGCCCAGCTGCTGAGGGTGTTTTCAGACATCTTGTCAAGCAGAAGAATCTCGATTCTATATTCTATATTGATTCTGCGGGGACCATCAATTATCATGAG GGTAATCCAGCAGATTCAAGAATGAGGGCAGCTTCTAAAAGGCGTGGAATTGAAATAACTTCTATCTCGAGGCCGATTAGGCCGTCTGATTTCAGGGAGTTCGATCTTATTATTGCTATGGATAGGCAAAACAGAG AGGATATACTAGAGGCATTTGAGAGGTGGAGGCACAGAGAAGCATTTCCCGTTGATGCGGATAAGAAG GTTGAGTTGATGTGTTCCTATTGCAAGAGGCACGATGAAACCGAAGTTCCCGACCCCTATTATGGAGGGCAGCAAGGTTTTGAGAAG GTTCTGGATTTACTTGAAGATGCTTGTGAGTCGCTACTAGATAAAATTGTGGCCAAGGGTCGTCAAGTTTGA
- the LOC140810153 gene encoding uncharacterized protein isoform X1 — translation MLIFSSALPFAPTFGSSLILPLFVLSLRTFSPTLGFSILAIRMSETPFRPREKLIEKQKYFQSIHKHTYLKGPVDKITSVAIPLALAGTSLFLIGRGIYNMSHGIGKKE, via the exons ATGTTAATATTCTCAAGTGCTCTGCCCTTCGCTCCCACATTTGGCTCATCCTTGATCCTCCCTCTGTTTGTTCTCTCGCTTCGCACTTTTTCGCCTACTCTTGGGTTTTCAATTCTCGCAATCAG GATGTCAGAAACGCCCTTTAGGCCCCGAGAGAAGCTCATCGAGAAGCAAAAGTATTTTCAAAGTATTCACAAGCATACTTATTTGAAAGGACCAGTTGATAAGATCACCTCAGTTGCCATTCCTCTGGCTTTGGCTGGCACCTCTTTATTTCTCATT GGAAGAGGGATCTATAATATGTCCCATGGAATCGGGAAGAAGGAATGA
- the LOC140809837 gene encoding uncharacterized protein, whose translation MTTQKQQMFEQTVPMPRPQNSSSINHIDGAFLNEDIDEEMTRSALTAFRVKEEEIERRKNAVREKIEAHLGRVEEETKRLAEIREELQALTDPMRKEVAIIRKRIDLINRELKPLGLSCQKKEKEYKEAIEAFNEKNREMSQLIGKLVELVTESEKLRLNKLEQLSKNINSLC comes from the exons ATGACAACACAAAAACAACAGATGTTTGAACAGACGGTTCCAATGCCGCGTCCCCAGAACTCTAGTTCCATCAACCATATCGACGGTGCTTTCCTAAATGAAGACATAGATGAAGAGATGACAAGATCAGCTTTAACCGCCTTTCGTGTTAAGGAAGAAGAGATTGAGAGGAGGAAAAACGCGGTCCGAGAGAAAATTGAGGCCCATTTAGGCCGTGTGGAGGAGGAAACGAAACGCTTGGCTGAAATTCGTGAA GAGCTACAAGCTTTAACCGATCCGATGAGGAAGGAAGTTGCGATTATTCGCAAGAGGATCGACTTGATTAACCGGGAGTTGAAGCCACTGGGACTTAGCTGCCAGAAGAAG GAAAAGGAATACAAAGAAGCCATTGAGGCGTTCAATGAGAAGAACAGAGAAATGAGTCAGCTTATTGGCAAACTAGTTGAG TTGGTGACTGAAAGTGAGAAACTGAGATTGAATAAATTGGAGCAGCTTAGCAAGAACATAAACTCCCTTTGCTGA
- the LOC140810435 gene encoding UDP-glucosyltransferase 29-like, protein MSGRQENYKILMFPWLAHGHISPFTELAKRLVHRNFLVFLCSTPVNLESFRKFTFDPSLEFVDLHLSSTELPKKYHTTKNLPTHLMPTLKAAFDESKENFRNILKTIKPDILIYDFLQPWAPQVASEEGINSVVLLPCGAACFSFVAHYSIHPEMEFPFEPLRFPETDRENSEIIHILRCFEMSSASFILINSSNQIEATYINYLSELVNKEVVPVGFLVQEPVKKPDDSVFLNWLSEKTTKSVVFVSFGSEYFLTKKEIEEVALGLEISGVSFIWVVRFPVGEKMNLDEALPQGFRKRVGDRGMIVEGWAPQAKILSHSSVGWFLSHCGWNSILEAITCRVPVITIPVQLDQPMNSRLVTELGIGIEVRRDGRRYTRGQIAKAIKKVLVEEDGKQMEKNVDKLSTEVRGNCEFEMNAAVKRLVELAQG, encoded by the exons ATGTCGGGCAGGCAAGAAAATTACAAAATCTTGATGTTTCCATGGTTAGCTCACGGCCATATATCCCCCTTCACGGAGCTCGCCAAGAGGCTCGTTCACAgaaattttcttgtgtttttATGTTCAACTCCGGTGAATCTAGAGTCATTTAGAAAGTTCACCTTCGACCCTTCTTTAGAATTCGTGGATCTTCACCTTTCTTCCACCGAACTTCCCAAAAAATACCATACTACCAAGAACCTACCAACACATTTGATGCCAACTCTCAAAGCTGCATTCGATGAATCCAAAGAAAATTTTCGAAACATTCTTAAAACCATTAAACCGGACATTTTAATCTATGATTTCTTGCAGCCATGGGCGCCACAGGTGGCTTCTGAAGAGGGGATAAATTCCGTTGTTCTTCTCCCTTGTGGTGCTGCATGCTTTTCGTTCGTAGCCCACTACTCCATTCATCCTGAGATGGAGTTTCCATTTGAGCCACTCAGATTTCCAGAGACCGACCGAGAGAATTCTGAGATTATACAT ATTCTAAGATGCTTCGAAATGTCATCGGCTTCTTTTATACTAATAAACTCTTCGAATCAGATTGAAGCTACTTACATTAATTACTTGTCTGAATTAGTGAATAAAGAGGTTGTCCCAGTTGGGTTTCTTGTTCAAGAACCGGTTAAAAAACCAGACGATTCTGTGTTCTTGAATTGGCTCAGTGAGAAAACTACCAAGTCCGTCGTGTTTGTATCCTTCGGAAGTGAGTATTTTCTAACAAAAAAAGAGATAGAAGAAGTTGCTTTAGGCTTAGAAATAAGTGGGGTGTCTTTTATTTGGGTGGTTAGGTTTCCCGTGGGAGAAAAAATGAATCTAGACGAGGCATTGCCACAGGGGTTTCGGAAGAGGGTCGGAGATAGAGGCATGATAGTTGAAGGGTGGGCACCACAAGCTAAAATATTGAGTCATTCGAGTGTTGGATGGTTCTTGAGCCATTGTGGCTGGAATTCGATTCTGGAGGCGATAACATGTCGAGTACCTGTTATTACAATTCCGGTGCAACTTGATCAGCCGATGAATTCGAGGTTGGTTACCGAACTTGGAATCGGGATTGAGGTTCGGAGAGATGGGAGAAGGTATACTAGAGGACAAATCGCGAAGGCGATAAAAAAAGTGTTGGTGGAAGAAGACGGAAAACAGATGGAGAAGAATGTGGATAAGTTGAGTACTGAGGTTAGAGGGAATTGTGAATTTGAAATGAATGCAGCTGTAAAAAGGCTCGTGGAGCTTGCTCAAGGTTGA
- the LOC140810153 gene encoding uncharacterized protein isoform X2 codes for MLIFSSALPFAPTFGSSLILPLFVLSLRTFSPTLGFSILAIRMSETPFRPREKLIEKQKYFQSIHKHTYLKGPVDKITSVAIPLALAGKRDL; via the exons ATGTTAATATTCTCAAGTGCTCTGCCCTTCGCTCCCACATTTGGCTCATCCTTGATCCTCCCTCTGTTTGTTCTCTCGCTTCGCACTTTTTCGCCTACTCTTGGGTTTTCAATTCTCGCAATCAG GATGTCAGAAACGCCCTTTAGGCCCCGAGAGAAGCTCATCGAGAAGCAAAAGTATTTTCAAAGTATTCACAAGCATACTTATTTGAAAGGACCAGTTGATAAGATCACCTCAGTTGCCATTCCTCTGGCTTTGGCTG GGAAGAGGGATCTATAA
- the LOC140810152 gene encoding uncharacterized protein isoform X2, whose translation MKSLCTATILIPNTSKLPICHYFPNLSLKSSPLLRYSADPSHTHTGKSRIPERIKASSMAATPSTASSDRSQTPKPFSVLFVCLGNICRSPAAEGVFRHLVKQKNLDSIFYIDSAGTINYHEGNPADSRMRAASKRRGIEITSISRPIRPSDFREFDLIIAMDRQNREDILEAFERWRHREAFPVDADKKVLDLLEDACESLLDKIVAKGRQV comes from the exons ATGAAATCCTTATGCACAGCTACTATTTTAATACCAAATACCTCGAAGTTACCAATTTGTCACTACTTTCCTAATCTCTCCCTCAAATCTTCGCCATTGCTCCGATATTCAGCCGACccttcacacacacacacaggaAAATCAAGAATACCCGAAAGAATCAAAGCTTCATCAATGGCTGCCACACCATCTACGGCCTCGAGTGATCGTTCACAAACCCCTAAGCCATTCTCAGTTCTATTTGTTTGCCTCGGTAACATTTGTAGAAGCCCAGCTGCTGAGGGTGTTTTCAGACATCTTGTCAAGCAGAAGAATCTCGATTCTATATTCTATATTGATTCTGCGGGGACCATCAATTATCATGAG GGTAATCCAGCAGATTCAAGAATGAGGGCAGCTTCTAAAAGGCGTGGAATTGAAATAACTTCTATCTCGAGGCCGATTAGGCCGTCTGATTTCAGGGAGTTCGATCTTATTATTGCTATGGATAGGCAAAACAGAG AGGATATACTAGAGGCATTTGAGAGGTGGAGGCACAGAGAAGCATTTCCCGTTGATGCGGATAAGAAG GTTCTGGATTTACTTGAAGATGCTTGTGAGTCGCTACTAGATAAAATTGTGGCCAAGGGTCGTCAAGTTTGA
- the LOC140810151 gene encoding neutral/alkaline invertase 3, chloroplastic-like, whose translation MAASDTSLQVLSWAVPCQIYPNLNFTSSLPFKYSLKSAKKGDYRTILRKGRGVTRYHEGNRVMKGVEHVRGQEPGNWSKSFKCNCIRAESVRETFSKDGSKILMIENQSYEATEHLVSEKEGLSSNNGSAYATENNKTTITGVAESLEDEAWKLLRESMVYYCGNPIGTIAANDPCVANTLNYDQVFMRDFIPSGIAFLLKGEYEIVRNFILHTLQLQSWEKTMDCHSPGQGLMPASFKVRTVPLDGDESATEEILDPDFGEAAIGRVAPVDSGLWWIILLRAYGKCSGDLSVQERIDVQTGIRMILKLCLADGFDMFPTLLVTDGSCMIDRRMGVHGHPLEIQSLFYSALLCAREMLVPEEVSANLVQALNNRLVALSIHIREYYWIDLKKLNEIYRYKVEEYSFDAVNKFNIYPDQIPPWLVEWMPKKGGYLIGNLQPAHMDFRLFSLGNLWAIVCGLATTEQSHAILDLIEAKWSDLVADMPMKLCYPALEGKEWRIITGSDPKNTPWSYHNGGSWPTLLWQLTVACIKMERPEIAENAIKIAEKRLARDKWPEYYDTQGARFIGKQAHLFQTWSIAGYLVAKLLIANPTAANILVNVADTALLNAFSCALATPRRNRPRKGTFQNFII comes from the exons ATGGCTGCTTCAGACACATCCCTACAAGTTCTATCATGGGCAGTGCCATGTCAGATTTACccaaatttaaattttacttCATCGCTCCCCTTTAAATATAGTCTCAAAAGTGCAAAAAAAGGAGATTATAGAACCATATTGCGGAAGGGCCGTGGGGTAACTCGATATCATGAAGGAAACCGTGTGATGAAAGGTGTAGAACATGTAAGAGGGCAGGAACCAGGTAACTggtcaaaatctttcaaatgCAATTGCATTAGGGCCGAGAGTGTTAGAGAGACATTTTCGAAAGATGGAAGTAAAATATTGATGATTGAAAATCAAAGTTATGAGGCAACAGAGCATTTGGTTTCTGAAAAGGAAGGCCTTTCGTCCAACAATGGATCGGCATATGCTACAGAAAATAATAAGACGACAATTACAGGAGTTGCAGAATCTTTAGAGGACGAAGCTTGGAAGTTGTTGCGAGAATCAATGGTATATTATTGTGGCAACCCCATTGGAACCATTGCTGCTAATGATCCATGCGTCGCAAACACTCTCAACTATGATCAAGTGTTTATGCGTGATTTTATACCTTCTGGGATTGCTTTCCTATTAAAAGGAGAGTATGAAATTGTTCGGAACTTTATTCTGCACACTCTTCAGCTTCAG AGCTGGGAGAAAACCATGGATTGCCATAGTCCTGGGCAAGGATTGATGCCAGCAAGCTTCAAGGTGCGTACTGTACCACTTGATGGTGATGAATCTGCAACTGAAGAGATCTTAGATCCTGACTTTGGTGAGGCAGCAATTGGTCGGGTGGCACCAGTTGATTCTG GTTTGTGGTGGATCATATTATTACGAGCATATGGAAAATGTTCAGGAGACCTTTCAGTCCAGGAACGGATTGATGTGCAGACTGGAATCAGAATGATTTTAAAACTTTGTTTGGCAGATGGTTTTGATATGTTTCCAACTTTGTTGGTAACAGATGGGTCATGCATGATCGATCGTCGCATGGGTGTCCATGGTCACCCCCTTGAAATTCAG TCATTATTCTATTCAGCTCTACTCTGTGCTCGTGAGATGCTTGTTCCGGAGGAGGTTTCAGCTAATCTTGTGCAGGCGCTTAACAATCGTCTAGTGGCATTATCCATTCACATCCGAGAATactattggattgatttgaagAAACTGAATGAAATATATCGATACAAGGTAGAAGAGTACTCATTTGATGCAGTTAATAAGTTCAATATCTACCCAGATCAGATTCCTCCCTGGCTTGTAGAATGGATGCCCAAAAAAGGGGGCTATCTTATTGGAAACCTGCAGCCGGCACACATGGACTTCCGTTTATTTTCACTAGGAAACTTATGGGCTATAGTATGCGGTCTTGCTACAACCGAACAGTCTCATGCGATTTTGGATCTTATTGAAGCAAAATGGTCTGATCTGGTAGCAGACATGCCAATGAAACTTTGTTACCCAGCATTAGAGGGCAAGGAATGGCGAATAATTACAGGCAGCGATCCAAAGAACAC TCCTTGGTCTTACCATAACGGAGGTTCCTGGCCAACTTTGCTTTGGCAG CTAACTGTGGCATGCATAAAAATGGAGAGACCAGAGATCGCTGAAAATGCAATCAAGATTGCCGAAAAAAGATTAGCAAGAGACAAATGGCCCGAATACTACGACACCCAAGGAGCAAGATTCATCGGGAAACAGGCACACCTCTTTCAAACTTGGTCCATTGCAGGATATCTAGTAGCAAAACTCCTTATTGCCAACCCAACTGCAGCAAATATCTTGGTTAACGTCGCGGACACAGCACTTTTGAATGCCTTTTCCTGCGCACTAGCCACTCCAAGGAGAAACCGACCACGAAAAGGAACATTCCAGAATTTCATTATCTAA